The genomic interval CCAAGCTCGGCATCACATCTGCCCTTGCCTGAACCAAAAGCGGCAGTGACCGAGCCCGTGTACAGACCTCCAAGATTCGGTGAGACATGCAGATAACCTTGTTGAAAGGCAAAATCCACTGCGCATCGGTGACCGAAGCCGATCTGCACTATGAAGGCTCAATTTCAATTGATCGTGCGCTACTGGACGCGGCGGGATTCCTGCTGAACGAACGGGTCGAAATTCACAACGTAGAAACCGGCGCGCGATTTGCCACTTTTGTCACTGAGGCGCCGCGCGGCTCGGGTACTATAGACTTGAACGGTGCGGCTGCGCGACTGGCGTTACCTGGCGACAAAATCAGCATCCTTGCATACGCCTTACTTGATGAGGCGGAAGCCAAGACGTTCAGACCACGTATTGTGCTCGTCGATCGAGAAAATCGAATATTGCCGGTTTGATCGCGAAGCGGCCAACCGGAGCCGTTTTTCTGCGCGCTCCTCAGAATTTTGCGCAATTTCAATGCCCTCAGAGTGCACAATGAACTCAATCCACGCGGGAAAAGCTGCCCCATATAGCTCGGCGTTGAACGTCCTGAAAGAGAACCACCGGTTGCGCAGCCTCAATCCGCGTGCAGGGATCGATTTCACGTCGAACGACTATCTCGCGCTCGCGAGCGCGCCGCGCATGAAGAAGGCTGTCTTGGCAGCGATTGAGGCCGGCACACCGAT from Bradyrhizobium arachidis carries:
- the panD gene encoding aspartate 1-decarboxylase, encoding MQITLLKGKIHCASVTEADLHYEGSISIDRALLDAAGFLLNERVEIHNVETGARFATFVTEAPRGSGTIDLNGAAARLALPGDKISILAYALLDEAEAKTFRPRIVLVDRENRILPV